The DNA window AAGGAGTTGCTTCGGTTTTCCAGTGATAGGCAATAATACGCCTATTGACAGTGACAGATGTGTGGTGACTATGTCAATTTCAAAATCTGCTGGCTTAGTATTCGAAGGTGCTCATAAAAATAATATTTGCATGTGTGTGCGTTTATAGTGATGAATGTATGTACATGTTTGTGGGCGTCTGTGTCTCTACTATATGATTCGCgtccactactagagaacagactttagaacgatgtcccaatttagcattagcctcggcattttttgcccccgggactaaaggaccctttagtcccggttggtaataccaaccgggactaaaggtccctgcccaacggtcgttcgcggggcagggatctttagtcccggctggtattaccaaccgggactaaaggtttacctttagtcccggttggtaataccagccgggactaaagcttttagtcccggtttgggttatgccccgggaataaagattaatatttagtcccggtttggacccctaaccgggactaattatcccggcctataattctgctcaattcttcctccccgagcccgagccattccattattcaaactcactgcctctgttcttcagcttgctgttgttcttgcactctccccctccattggtgttgctcttcgattttggaggtaacaaacttaatcctcttatgttttatcagtagcttatctcattttgcgatgtagatgcatgtgtaactttatatgttggactttattatgattttatatgtcatttttagctcaaaatcacatgatgatttgcatatatgtttggataaacaaaagttaaattagttcatcaaaatcacgcctcgctcgtcctcgctggagcacgcgccattctcgtccccggtggcttacgtgatcttagaattaatttttccatgaaatgaaaaacttagaaaattgttagaaaattgtagaaaatccgtactagttgaacttgcggaccgtgttcatgtcggcgagcatgttctctgccgagcggtaacggacgtcaaggaggagctttgattctacgagggagagcggcaacggtcgtggaagaccgtgttccctttctcgtagaatcagagctcttccttggccaagtacggtgccgtccggtggagaaatgctcgtcgagatgatcacgtaagcaaggtcaactagtacggatggttatttattgaaacatgtttttgagctataatttgatagatatttgaaaatatgaaatttacactagtttgcaaaaataagtatagaaagtagatgacaactgttactggatcctcggcctctcgttcggttgcgaaacgactgaggccagaactccctctcattatctgcggcaagtgtaagcagaagattgtgatggagtaccgagtcaagagacagggacccaacaagggtcgtgttttctacaagtgcccggatcgcgatgtgagtttcttacgcattttataattatggctaattgacctgcttttcttgaatatttttgactaaatattttttggctttaatttcagtgggagggcaatggatgcgatggttggtactgggaggaagattatgctacatacgtgcagaatttgggtgcgcttgaggtagcggatgctgctgatgaggcagtgagccagcaggagaagcttattgatattcaacagaagaatgatttgtctgttttagttgcgtacgatcacaaaataattatgttactgaagtgcattgtagttttagtttgtttagtgatagttgggattgcttacgttgtagccaggcttagttaattaatcaaccgtgtgtgtgtcatttatgttgtgtaataaaatacttaattatgttcaaggttttcataatttgtcgtgtaatacagattatgtcacgccattggatgtacaatgccgatcgtcgctcccaagactttatagagggcttgcactatttcttaggtgtggccgaggcaaataagcgggatggtttcatatgctgtccatgtgccctatgtaagaatttaaaggaatattcaagctcaatgagtcttcattcacatttgcttaagtcaggtttcatgtcaaactatatatgttggactaagcatggagaaagcggggtcatgatggaagaaggtgaaggagaagatttagacattgatgacattattgctcagtatggtgcctttgatgatactacaatggggggagatgaagaagaggtagcggtagaagatgatctcggtgatgctcttggcgatgccattcgtgatgcacaacaagaatgggaaagtgaaaaagagaaagttaagttggagcgcatgcttgaggatcataggaagttgctatacccgatggccgaagaggggcaaaaaaagctgggtacaacactggaattgctacagtggaaggcaaagaatggtgtatccgataaggcatttgggaatttattaaacctcataaagaagatgcttccgaagccaaatgaattgcccaccactacgtacgaagcaaaaaaggttgtctgccctttgggattaaaaatccagaagatacatgcatgtcctaatgactgtatcctctaccatggcaatgaatacgagaatttggatgaatgcccggtatgtaaagcatcgcggtataagatcaggcgcgatgatcctggtgacgtcgagggtgaacaacgtcctagaaagaaaatccctgccaaggttatgtggtatgctcctataataccacgcttaaaacgtttgttcagaaataaagaccacgcaaagttgttgcggtggtataaagaagaccgtaaggtagacaatatgctgagacacccagctgatgggtcccagtggagagcgatagatagagaattttcagagtttgcaaatgaggttagaaacttaaggttcgccttaagtacagatggtatgaatccttttggacagcagagcactagtcatagcacttggccagttactctatgtatctacaaccttcctccatggttatgcatgaagcggaagttcattatgatgccgatcctcatccaaggtccgaggcaacctggcaacgatattgatgtatatctgaagccattagttgaagaacttctagttttatggaacaaaccaggtgtacgtgtctgggatgagtacaaacaagaacactttgacctacgagcaatgttgttcgtaaccatcaatgattggcctgctttaagtaatctttcaggtcagacaaacaaaggatataatgcatgcacacattgttttgatgaccttgacagtatatatttgaaaagatgtcgaaaggtcgtgtaccttggccatcgtcgattccttcctttgaaccaccaagtaagaaagaaagggaagcattttaaaggtaagctagaccaccggaagaagcctcataaccgaaccggggaagatgtactcgcaatggtcaaggatgtgaaagtagtattcggaaagggacaaggcagtgaatctgttcccaaagatgctaatggacatgcacccatgtggaagaagaagtccatcttttgggagctaccctattggcaagtcctagaggtccgcaacgcaatcgacgtgatgcacctgacaaagaatctttgtgtgaacctgttaggattcatgggtgtgtacgggaagccaaaggattcacttgaagcacgccaggacttgcagtgcatgaaagaacgagacaaccttcatccagagaagacaggtgatggacgtcattacttaagtcctgctagctacacgcttagcaaagaagagagggacagcatgttcgaatgtctaagcagcatcaaggtcccatcgggattctcctccaatataaagggtataataaatgtgccagataaaaaattcctaaacttaaagtcccacgactgccacgtgcttatgacgcaattgcttccagttgctttaagaggaattctacctccacatgtacgtctagccaccgtgaagctatgtgcatttctcaatgcaatttctcagaaggcaatcaatccagtggaactagctactctacagaacgatgtggttcaatgtcttgtcagctttgagttggtgttccctccatccttctttaatatcatgacacacatcctagttcatttggtgaaggagattagtattcttggacctgtgttcttacataacatgttccccttcgagaggtttatgggagtcttgaagaaatatgtgaaagtccgttctaagcctgaaggaagcatcgcccagggctatggaacagaggaggtcattgagttctgtgttgactttattcctgacattgctccgattggcgttcccgaatcacgacatgaggggagactcagtggtaaaggaactttagggaagaaaacatatattggcatggaagacgattatttcaataaagcacactacacagttcttcagaactcgtcattggtgcatccgtacatcgagatacataagaagttcttacgatccaagtttccagggaagactgaagcttggattaggcgtcagcacatgaaaagtttcagtggttggttgcgaaaagaatgtcaaggcgatgacaatattgatgagcaactgtatttgttggctaggcagccatcgtggcatatcctcacgtaccaagggtacgagataaatgggaatacattttacacagttgcccaagataaaaggagcaccaatcaaaatagtggtgttcgcatagatggcacagatccaaatgggaatatacaaacatattatggccgcatagaagagatatgggaactagactacgcacctaattttaaagtccctttgttccggtgccaatgggtgaagctgaccggaggaggggtaacagtcgacaaagagtatggaatgacaacagtggacctcaacaatattggatacaaagaggaaccattcgtccttgctgccgatgtgagtcaggtgttctatgtgaaagacatgtctacaaaatcaaagagaggaaaaaacgaagacatcaactcaatgatcaatgagccaaagcgccacataattctttctgggaaaataaatatagtaggaattgaagacaagtcagacatgtcagaagattacgaaagaaatgtccgaattccacccttcatagtgaagaaagatccaagcatcatgttaaatgatgaagacactccatggttacgacaagatcataaccaagggtcatacgtcaagaagaaattcactgttgtgcccgcatgatacaacgatgcatgtttaatatattatgttttagagacggatattatgtaatatgttttcggaaccctagattgtctaaaattgaaaagttttgaataccaagttttgaatacctagtattaaacaaaatcaaaatcccaggtctttccaattatgctggcgggttgccaaaattttcaggccttcagtaccggcccagaccaagaaccgggactaaagggtgagcggcaatttcggtgcccgcccaaaatacttttagtcccggctagtaacaccaaccgggactaaaaaccctttagtctcggctggtaaggcgagccgagactaaagggttgggcctttagtcccggctggtaatacaagccgggactaaagggtttttagtcccggttggtgttactagccgggactaaagggtcccggcctatatatatcgaacggtttcatcttctacctttcgatctacacgtcgatcatcgccgccgccaccgccatcttcgatctcgcctccgtcgccccagccccgcccggccgtacatcgagctcgtctctgccgcgccgccatcgtcttctacccccgcccggccgcgccatccgcccggCCCCGTCTCTGCCCGCACCCGAGCCCCCTCCGTCgaccgcttcccgcgcgcccggcggcctcgtcgtcgagccccgccgtctccgccgccatacgtcgtcctcgcgcgatcgaggtgctcagctcggccccgcgcGTGGCCGGCCAACACGCCCTGCCGGCCCGCGCCATCCGCCTCGATCCACAGCCTGCTAGAGCTTAGCTTGCTCTCGGCCGGCCAATATATATTAGATtaaaatgttagatttaattagtagtttttgatatatgttagatttaaatgtattaaaatttaatta is part of the Miscanthus floridulus cultivar M001 chromosome 9, ASM1932011v1, whole genome shotgun sequence genome and encodes:
- the LOC136484381 gene encoding uncharacterized protein, with the protein product MTTVTGSSASRSVAKRLRPELPLIICGKCKQKIVMEYRVKRQGPNKGRVFYKCPDRDWEGNGCDGWYWEEDYATYVQNLGALEVADAADEAIMSRHWMYNADRRSQDFIEGLHYFLGVAEANKRDGFICCPCALCKNLKEYSSSMSLHSHLLKSGFMSNYICWTKHGESGVMMEEGEGEDLDIDDIIAQYGAFDDTTMGGDEEEVAVEDDLGDALGDAIRDAQQEWESEKEKVKLERMLEDHRKLLYPMAEEGQKKLGTTLELLQWKAKNGVSDKAFGNLLNLIKKMLPKPNELPTTTYEAKKVVCPLGLKIQKIHACPNDCILYHGNEYENLDECPVCKASRYKIRRDDPGDVEGEQRPRKKIPAKVMWYAPIIPRLKRLFRNKDHAKLLRWYKEDRKVDNMLRHPADGSQWRAIDREFSEFANEVRNLRFALSTDGMNPFGQQSTSHSTWPVTLCIYNLPPWLCMKRKFIMMPILIQGPRQPGNDIDVYLKPLVEELLVLWNKPGVRVWDEYKQEHFDLRAMLFVTINDWPALSNLSGQTNKGYNACTHCFDDLDSIYLKRCRKVVYLGHRRFLPLNHQVRKKGKHFKGKLDHRKKPHNRTGEDVLAMVKDVKVVFGKGQGSESVPKDANGHAPMWKKKSIFWELPYWQVLETGDGRHYLSPASYTLSKEERDSMFECLSSIKVPSGFSSNIKGIINVPDKKFLNLKSHDCHVLMTQLLPVALRGILPPHPEGSIAQGYGTEEVIEFCVDFIPDIAPIGVPESRHEGRLSGKGTLGKKTYIGMEDDYFNKAHYTVLQNSSLVHPYIEIHKKFLRSKFPGKTEAWIRRQHMKSFSGWLRKECQGDDNIDEQLYLLARQPSWHILTYQGYEINGNTFYTVAQDKRSTNQNSGVRIDGTDPNGNIQTYYGRIEEIWELDYAPNFKVPLFRCQWVKLTGGGVTVDKEYGMTTVDLNNIGYKEEPFVLAADVSQVFYVKDMSTKSKRGKNEDINSMINEPKRHIILSGKINIVGIEDKSDMSEDYERNVRIPPFIVKKDPSIMLNDEDTPWLRQDHNQGSYVKKKFTVVPA